Proteins co-encoded in one Aerococcaceae bacterium DSM 111021 genomic window:
- the gcvPA gene encoding aminomethyl-transferring glycine dehydrogenase subunit GcvPA — translation MNYLKKFRYLPHTEEDRKKMLDTIGVTSVDELYEDVPQAVRTKEVMNLPKELSELELLKHTRQLAGKNTNATQVPYFIGAGTYDHYIPSIVQPIISRQEFLTAYVPYQPEISQGELQALFEWQSMICELTQMEVSNCGMYDGYNAIAEAANLAIGSVRKSSKILISKGVNPQGIDTLKTYGFGKEYDIEEISLNNDTTDINQLKEQLDDSVAAVIIQYPNFLGSIEDLKEIKETMSHTKALLIVSANPLALGVLEAPGNLGADIVVGDVQPFGVPMSYGGPHCGYFATTKKLMRKIPSRIVGQTNDENGQRGFVMTLATREQHIRREKATSNYSSNQALYALASAIAMSALGREGIVEMARQNINKSHYLKAQLEAKGFKVLNKSPFFNEFVVQLEQSVKEVNIALHQKGFIGGYDASDSTGVVNSYLLCATEKRTKEEIDAFVSSLVEVNGHA, via the coding sequence ATGAATTATTTGAAAAAGTTTCGTTATCTGCCTCATACAGAGGAAGACAGAAAGAAAATGTTGGATACTATTGGAGTTACATCCGTTGATGAATTGTATGAAGATGTTCCACAAGCAGTAAGAACGAAGGAAGTTATGAACTTACCAAAAGAGTTGAGTGAACTTGAATTACTTAAGCATACTAGACAATTAGCTGGTAAGAATACAAATGCGACTCAAGTGCCGTATTTTATTGGAGCAGGAACTTATGATCATTACATCCCATCAATTGTTCAACCCATTATATCAAGACAAGAATTTTTAACTGCATATGTTCCGTATCAACCTGAGATTAGTCAAGGGGAGTTACAAGCTTTATTTGAGTGGCAGTCAATGATTTGTGAACTAACTCAAATGGAAGTGTCTAACTGTGGTATGTATGATGGTTATAATGCAATTGCTGAAGCAGCTAACTTAGCAATTGGATCTGTCAGAAAATCATCAAAAATCTTAATTTCTAAAGGAGTGAATCCGCAAGGGATTGACACCTTAAAAACGTATGGTTTTGGTAAGGAATACGATATCGAAGAAATATCTTTAAATAATGATACGACAGATATCAATCAACTTAAAGAGCAATTAGATGATTCAGTAGCAGCAGTGATTATTCAATACCCTAATTTTTTAGGTTCAATTGAAGATCTTAAAGAAATAAAAGAAACAATGAGTCACACAAAAGCGTTATTAATTGTATCTGCTAACCCGTTAGCTTTAGGTGTCTTAGAAGCACCGGGTAACTTAGGTGCTGACATTGTTGTTGGGGATGTTCAGCCGTTTGGAGTACCAATGTCTTACGGGGGACCACACTGTGGTTACTTTGCTACAACTAAAAAACTTATGCGTAAAATTCCTAGCCGTATTGTTGGACAAACAAATGATGAAAACGGTCAACGCGGCTTTGTTATGACTTTAGCTACACGTGAGCAACATATACGTCGGGAGAAAGCAACGAGTAACTATAGTTCTAACCAAGCATTATACGCACTCGCATCTGCGATTGCTATGTCTGCTTTAGGCCGAGAAGGAATTGTGGAAATGGCAAGACAAAATATTAATAAATCCCATTATTTAAAAGCTCAATTAGAAGCAAAAGGATTTAAAGTATTGAATAAGTCACCGTTCTTTAATGAGTTTGTTGTTCAGTTAGAACAATCTGTCAAAGAGGTTAATATCGCACTTCATCAAAAAGGCTTTATTGGTGGTTATGATGCATCTGATTCAACCGGCGTAGTGAATTCATATTTACTATGTGCGACTGAGAAACGTACAAAAGAAGAAATTGATGCGTTTGTATCAAGTTTAGTGGAGGTGAATGGCCATGCTTAA
- the gcvH gene encoding glycine cleavage system protein GcvH, whose protein sequence is MEKNKLFYTEDHEWVQLLDDNKVRIGITDYAVEQLGDIVYVEVPEMDETYDLEESFANIESVKSTSEIYAPIAGTVTLVNETLEDEPENVNEDPYEIGWICEMTSENAVDTSHLISLEEYTVFINKD, encoded by the coding sequence ATGGAAAAGAATAAATTATTTTATACAGAAGATCATGAGTGGGTTCAATTATTAGATGACAACAAGGTACGTATTGGTATTACTGATTATGCAGTGGAACAATTAGGTGACATTGTCTATGTAGAAGTACCAGAAATGGACGAAACATATGACTTAGAAGAGTCTTTTGCAAATATTGAATCAGTTAAATCAACATCAGAAATCTATGCACCTATCGCAGGAACAGTTACATTAGTTAACGAAACACTCGAAGATGAACCTGAGAATGTAAATGAAGACCCATACGAAATCGGGTGGATTTGTGAGATGACAAGTGAAAATGCTGTAGATACATCGCACTTAATATCATTAGAAGAGTACACTGTGTTTATTAATAAAGATTAA
- the gcvT gene encoding glycine cleavage system aminomethyltransferase GcvT, whose amino-acid sequence MVEQELKQTPLYDYYIDKGLKLTDFGGWALPIQFTKIQEEHDAVRQAVGIFEVSHMGEILITGPTVLEWFNQIITNDTLKNKLNGAQYTAIVNEDGYTLDDLIYYYIDHNQLFVTPNAGNKDKVLAWLNNHNTDGVVEIIDQSNEYGLIAVQGPQSDAVLKEITDGAATELGYYQILQNQTVAGVGSVHISKTGYTGELGYELYIPWNQTTTVWKTLLEVGERYGLKECGLGARDTLRLEAGMALYGNDLSEEITPIEGGISFAVDFNKENFIGKEALEKVKNDPKRFMSRGFELLGKGIARQGYKIYETEDSTEIIGEVTSGTKSPTLKKALGFVQIRKPYAKLNNNFFIEIRNKRIPAIITKKDWLKNK is encoded by the coding sequence ATGGTCGAACAAGAATTAAAACAAACACCACTCTATGATTATTACATAGATAAGGGATTGAAGTTGACTGACTTTGGAGGATGGGCTTTACCTATCCAGTTTACTAAGATACAAGAAGAACACGATGCAGTGCGTCAAGCAGTAGGTATCTTTGAAGTATCACATATGGGTGAGATATTAATTACCGGTCCTACCGTACTTGAATGGTTTAATCAAATTATCACGAATGATACACTAAAAAATAAACTAAATGGTGCTCAATATACAGCCATCGTGAATGAAGATGGGTATACTTTAGATGATTTGATTTATTATTATATCGATCATAATCAATTATTCGTTACACCTAATGCGGGAAATAAAGATAAAGTATTGGCTTGGTTGAATAATCATAATACAGATGGTGTTGTAGAAATTATTGATCAATCAAACGAATATGGTCTGATTGCTGTACAAGGACCTCAATCTGACGCAGTCTTAAAAGAAATCACGGATGGGGCAGCGACTGAATTAGGTTATTATCAGATTCTACAAAATCAAACAGTTGCTGGGGTGGGATCTGTACATATCTCCAAAACAGGGTACACTGGTGAATTAGGTTATGAATTATATATACCTTGGAACCAAACAACTACAGTGTGGAAGACATTGCTTGAAGTGGGCGAGCGTTATGGCCTAAAAGAATGTGGGTTAGGAGCAAGGGACACATTGCGCCTTGAAGCGGGTATGGCATTATACGGGAATGATTTAAGTGAAGAAATCACTCCGATTGAAGGCGGAATCTCATTCGCTGTGGACTTTAATAAAGAGAACTTTATTGGTAAAGAGGCATTAGAAAAAGTAAAAAACGATCCGAAACGCTTCATGTCTCGTGGTTTTGAACTACTTGGAAAAGGAATTGCTCGCCAAGGCTACAAAATCTATGAAACAGAAGATAGTACCGAAATTATCGGTGAGGTGACATCTGGAACGAAATCTCCAACCTTGAAGAAAGCACTTGGCTTTGTTCAAATAAGAAAACCATATGCTAAATTAAACAATAATTTCTTTATTGAAATACGAAATAAGCGGATACCAGCAATAATTACTAAAAAAGATTGGTTAAAAAATAAATAA
- a CDS encoding amidohydrolase, whose protein sequence is MLEKLLTKIEENKDKMIDIRRFLHENPELSFEEVNTSKYIADFYKDKDVDVQTNVGNHGVKVTIDSGKPGKTLALRADFDALPIEEATGLPFASKNPGVMHACGHDAHTAYMLILADALIEMKDQFEGKIVIIHQDAEEVPPGGAIGMIKDGVLDGVDNVYGIHVMSNKPYGEIHYVPGEAQSGRAKFVLKVQGVGGHGSSPHEANDAIVAASYFVTAIQTVVSRRLNPFETGVVTIGSFDGKGSFNAIKDSVVLEGDVRAMSENVRKKIEEEVTRIVKGLEVMYDVTCELDYANDYPVLFNNLELTEHIGKVLTNANINDVTEVLKAGPMSPSEDFAYYAKEVPSSFFYVGAAPVDKEAFPHHHPKFDIEEGSMMIAAKAMATLVADYFDNE, encoded by the coding sequence ATGTTAGAAAAATTACTAACTAAAATAGAAGAAAATAAAGATAAGATGATTGATATTCGTCGTTTCCTGCACGAAAATCCAGAACTATCTTTTGAAGAAGTGAATACATCTAAATATATCGCTGATTTTTATAAAGATAAAGATGTTGATGTTCAAACTAATGTAGGAAACCATGGAGTTAAAGTTACAATTGACTCTGGTAAACCTGGCAAAACATTAGCTTTACGTGCTGACTTCGACGCATTACCTATTGAGGAAGCAACAGGTCTACCTTTTGCTTCTAAAAATCCTGGTGTGATGCATGCTTGTGGACATGATGCTCATACGGCATACATGCTTATACTAGCAGATGCTCTTATCGAAATGAAAGATCAATTCGAAGGTAAAATTGTTATCATTCATCAAGATGCTGAGGAGGTTCCACCTGGTGGAGCAATTGGTATGATTAAAGATGGTGTCTTAGACGGCGTTGATAATGTCTATGGTATTCACGTTATGTCTAACAAACCTTACGGAGAAATTCATTATGTTCCTGGTGAGGCCCAAAGTGGTCGTGCAAAATTTGTCCTTAAAGTCCAAGGTGTTGGTGGACATGGTTCAAGTCCTCACGAAGCAAACGATGCAATTGTTGCGGCAAGTTACTTTGTTACTGCTATTCAAACTGTTGTATCTCGCCGACTTAACCCGTTCGAGACAGGTGTTGTTACAATTGGTTCTTTTGATGGTAAAGGTTCATTTAATGCCATTAAAGACTCAGTTGTTTTAGAAGGTGATGTACGTGCTATGTCCGAAAATGTTCGGAAAAAAATTGAAGAAGAAGTAACACGTATCGTCAAAGGCCTTGAAGTCATGTATGACGTAACTTGTGAGTTAGATTACGCTAACGACTATCCTGTCCTTTTTAATAATCTTGAATTAACAGAACATATTGGTAAAGTACTAACCAATGCTAACATCAATGATGTTACAGAAGTTTTAAAAGCAGGTCCTATGTCACCATCAGAAGACTTTGCTTATTATGCAAAAGAAGTTCCTAGTTCATTCTTTTACGTGGGTGCGGCTCCTGTGGATAAAGAAGCATTTCCGCATCACCATCCAAAATT